The Cylindrospermopsis curvispora GIHE-G1 genome contains a region encoding:
- the dapB gene encoding 4-hydroxy-tetrahydrodipicolinate reductase, with the protein MTNQSTIPVIVNGAGGKMGREVIKAISQASDMILMGAIDTSPEHQGKDAGELAGLNIALEVPITNQLEPILGYVAGERQLQPPVMVDFTHPDAVYDNVRSAIAYGIRPVVGTTGLSPQQLENLADFAQKASTGCLIIPNFSIGIVLLQQAAITASQYFDHVEIIELHHNQKADAPSGTAIQTAQLLADMGKTFNPPQVTETEKIAGARGCLADEGIRIHSVRLPGLIAHQEVIFGAAGQIYTLRHDTSDRSCYMPGVLLAIRKINQLKSLVYGLEKIL; encoded by the coding sequence ATGACCAATCAATCAACCATACCAGTTATCGTCAATGGTGCTGGGGGAAAAATGGGTAGGGAAGTGATCAAAGCCATATCCCAAGCATCAGATATGATCCTGATGGGTGCTATTGATACCTCCCCAGAACACCAAGGAAAAGATGCTGGAGAATTAGCAGGTCTAAATATAGCCCTAGAAGTTCCCATCACCAATCAATTAGAGCCCATATTGGGCTATGTTGCGGGAGAAAGACAACTACAACCACCAGTAATGGTTGATTTTACCCATCCTGATGCGGTTTATGATAACGTTCGCAGTGCGATCGCCTATGGGATTCGTCCCGTGGTGGGAACCACCGGTTTAAGTCCCCAACAACTGGAAAATTTAGCTGACTTTGCCCAAAAAGCTAGTACGGGTTGTCTAATAATTCCCAACTTCTCCATAGGTATAGTACTGCTACAACAAGCAGCAATTACCGCCTCCCAATACTTTGACCATGTAGAAATTATTGAACTTCACCATAATCAAAAAGCTGATGCACCCAGTGGTACAGCGATTCAAACTGCCCAGTTACTAGCAGATATGGGTAAAACCTTCAACCCACCCCAGGTAACAGAAACGGAAAAAATTGCCGGTGCGAGGGGTTGTTTAGCGGATGAAGGAATAAGGATTCACAGCGTGCGTTTACCTGGACTTATTGCCCATCAGGAAGTGATTTTTGGTGCAGCTGGTCAAATTTACACCCTGCGTCATGATACCAGCGATCGCTCTTGTTATATGCCAGGAGTTTTATTAGCCATTCGCAAGATTAATCAGTTAAAATCATTGGTATATGGATTAGAAAAAATCCTGTGA
- a CDS encoding DUF29 domain-containing protein has product MLYETDFYTWTQEQSQALLNRQINSLDWQHLAEEIGDLGNRHYDQLSSRLSILIGHLLKWKYQPANRSNSWKATIREQRRKIDRLLERNPGLKNKWNEALEEAWLDGKDLAIRETGLDDQDFPEECPFSSFQIQDSNYWA; this is encoded by the coding sequence ATGCTGTATGAAACAGACTTTTATACATGGACTCAGGAACAGTCCCAAGCTCTATTAAATCGCCAAATCAATAGTTTAGATTGGCAACATCTAGCAGAGGAGATTGGCGATTTGGGAAACCGCCATTATGACCAACTAAGTTCCCGGTTGAGCATCCTGATCGGTCATTTGCTGAAATGGAAATATCAACCCGCCAATAGGAGTAACAGCTGGAAAGCCACCATTCGGGAACAGAGACGGAAAATCGACCGTTTACTGGAGCGAAATCCCGGGTTGAAAAATAAATGGAATGAAGCCTTAGAAGAAGCTTGGTTAGATGGTAAAGACCTAGCCATTAGAGAAACAGGATTAGACGACCAAGACTTTCCCGAGGAGTGTCCCTTCAGCAGTTTCCAAATCCAAGATTCCAATTATTGGGCATAA
- the hisF gene encoding imidazole glycerol phosphate synthase subunit HisF, with protein MLSKRILPCLDVKAGRVVKGVNFVDLKDAGDPVELARVYDEAGADELVFLDITATHEDRDTIIDVVYRTADQVFIPLTVGGGVQTLENVKDLLRAGADKVSINSAAVRNPHLINEASDRFGNQCIVVAIDARRRVEPDSTGWDVYVRGGRENTGIDALSWAQEVEKRGAGELLVTSMDADGTQAGYDLELTRAIAQAVEIPVIASGGAGNCQHIHQALTKGQAEAALLASILHYGHLSIAQIKNYLQEQSVPIRLPC; from the coding sequence ATGCTATCTAAAAGAATTTTACCTTGTTTAGATGTCAAGGCTGGACGAGTTGTGAAAGGTGTCAATTTTGTTGACTTGAAGGATGCTGGAGATCCAGTAGAGCTAGCTAGGGTTTACGATGAAGCTGGTGCTGATGAGTTAGTATTTTTAGATATTACAGCTACTCACGAAGACCGTGATACTATTATTGATGTAGTTTACCGAACTGCTGACCAGGTTTTTATTCCCTTGACTGTGGGAGGGGGTGTTCAAACATTAGAAAATGTTAAAGATTTGTTACGAGCGGGAGCTGATAAAGTTAGTATTAATTCAGCAGCTGTCCGCAATCCGCACTTGATTAACGAGGCGAGCGATCGCTTTGGAAATCAGTGCATTGTAGTGGCCATTGATGCGCGAAGGAGAGTTGAACCTGACTCTACGGGTTGGGATGTGTACGTGCGAGGTGGTAGGGAAAATACAGGTATAGATGCTTTATCCTGGGCACAGGAGGTTGAAAAAAGGGGGGCTGGTGAATTGTTAGTAACTAGTATGGATGCGGATGGTACCCAGGCTGGCTATGATCTGGAATTGACCAGAGCGATCGCCCAAGCTGTGGAGATTCCCGTCATTGCTTCTGGTGGAGCTGGCAATTGTCAGCATATTCACCAAGCTCTAACTAAAGGACAAGCAGAAGCTGCCTTACTAGCATCCATACTGCATTATGGGCATTTAAGCATTGCGCAAATTAAAAATTATTTGCAAGAACAATCTGTTCCCATCCGCTTACCCTGCTAA
- the ruvB gene encoding Holliday junction branch migration DNA helicase RuvB, producing the protein MAIISSKKEPSESGGKPKKHRGVAKPKVEKVSPQEKILQQEATVGEDDKQEERIRPQRFVDYIGQQDLKDVLDIAIKAAKSRGDVMDHLLLYGPAGLGKTTMAMILASEMGVNYKITSAPALERPRDIVGLLVNLKPGDVLFIDEIHRLSRMTEEILYPAMEDYRLDVTIGKGSGAKVRTIPLSKFTLVGATTRVGALTSPLRDRFGLVQKLRFYQVEELSQIVLRSAEVLQTIVNLEGATEIAKRSRGTPRIANRLLKRVRDYAIVKSRPQIDQPTAAEALTLFQVDPCGLDWTDRKMLTVIIENFHGGPVGLETLAAATGEDTQTIEEVYEPYLMQIGYLSRTPRGRVVTSAAYQHLGFQLNSEQLSLL; encoded by the coding sequence ATGGCCATAATCTCGTCAAAAAAGGAGCCCTCCGAATCTGGGGGAAAGCCGAAAAAGCACCGAGGAGTAGCGAAACCGAAGGTAGAAAAAGTTTCCCCCCAGGAAAAGATTCTGCAACAGGAAGCAACCGTGGGTGAAGATGATAAACAGGAAGAGAGGATTCGTCCCCAACGTTTTGTAGATTATATTGGACAGCAGGATTTAAAAGATGTACTGGATATTGCCATCAAAGCGGCTAAGTCTAGGGGTGATGTGATGGATCATCTACTTTTATATGGTCCTGCAGGTTTAGGTAAGACTACTATGGCTATGATTTTAGCTTCAGAGATGGGGGTAAACTATAAGATTACTAGTGCGCCAGCTTTAGAGCGTCCCAGAGATATAGTAGGGTTATTGGTGAACCTGAAACCAGGGGATGTGTTATTTATTGACGAAATACATAGACTTTCTCGCATGACTGAAGAAATTTTGTATCCAGCCATGGAGGATTATCGTTTAGACGTGACCATTGGTAAAGGGTCCGGAGCTAAAGTACGAACCATACCCCTATCAAAATTTACCTTGGTGGGAGCCACAACCCGGGTAGGAGCTTTAACTTCTCCCCTGCGAGATCGGTTTGGACTGGTGCAAAAACTGCGCTTTTATCAGGTAGAAGAACTGAGTCAAATTGTTTTGCGTAGTGCAGAGGTTTTACAAACTATAGTGAATTTAGAAGGGGCCACGGAAATTGCTAAACGCTCCCGGGGTACACCGAGAATAGCCAATAGATTACTCAAGCGAGTGCGTGATTATGCTATAGTTAAATCCCGTCCTCAAATTGATCAACCTACTGCTGCAGAAGCATTAACCCTATTTCAAGTAGATCCCTGTGGTTTGGACTGGACCGATAGAAAAATGCTCACTGTAATTATTGAAAATTTCCATGGTGGTCCTGTGGGTTTAGAAACCTTGGCCGCTGCTACGGGGGAAGATACACAGACTATAGAAGAGGTTTATGAACCATATTTAATGCAAATAGGGTATTTAAGTCGCACACCACGGGGGAGGGTGGTTACAAGTGCTGCATATCAACATCTTGGTTTCCAACTGAATAGTGAACAGTTATCATTGTTATAA
- a CDS encoding tetratricopeptide repeat protein → MTKKKNTILSLLTILLVSLLLTLGNCLPVVAETSHITAQELELGDELATQAFAATDKGDFATAEKYWTEIIERFPTNAGAWSNRGNSRVSQNKLEAALTDYNQAIKLAPNVTDPYLNRGTALEGLGKWQEAIADYNHVLELDPQDAMAYNNRGNAQAGLGKWQEAIADYQKATQIAPNFAFARANYALAMYEVGKKEQAEREMRNIVRKYPRFADMRAALTATYWVGGKKGEAESNWVAAYGLDTRYKDINWVRNIRRWPPSLVAALDRFLKLD, encoded by the coding sequence ATGACTAAGAAAAAGAATACTATTTTGAGTCTGTTAACAATTTTGTTGGTAAGCTTATTACTAACCCTAGGTAATTGCTTACCAGTAGTAGCAGAAACAAGTCACATTACAGCACAAGAGTTAGAGTTGGGAGATGAGTTAGCAACCCAAGCATTTGCTGCAACTGACAAGGGTGATTTTGCCACCGCTGAAAAATATTGGACTGAAATTATTGAGAGATTCCCCACCAATGCGGGTGCATGGAGTAATCGGGGTAATTCCCGGGTTAGTCAAAATAAATTAGAAGCAGCATTAACTGATTATAATCAGGCCATTAAATTAGCTCCCAATGTGACAGATCCTTACCTAAATAGAGGTACAGCTTTAGAAGGATTGGGCAAATGGCAAGAGGCGATCGCCGATTATAATCATGTTTTAGAACTAGATCCCCAAGATGCTATGGCATATAATAATCGTGGCAATGCTCAAGCAGGACTAGGAAAATGGCAAGAGGCGATCGCCGATTATCAAAAAGCCACACAAATAGCACCTAACTTTGCCTTTGCTCGTGCCAACTATGCTTTAGCTATGTATGAAGTTGGGAAAAAAGAGCAAGCGGAAAGAGAAATGAGAAATATAGTTCGTAAATATCCCCGATTTGCTGATATGCGTGCCGCTTTAACCGCCACCTATTGGGTAGGGGGTAAAAAAGGGGAAGCAGAAAGTAACTGGGTAGCAGCTTACGGATTAGACACCAGATATAAGGATATTAACTGGGTGAGAAATATCCGCAGATGGCCACCAAGTTTAGTAGCAGCGCTGGACAGGTTTTTAAAACTGGATTAG
- a CDS encoding FAD-binding domain-containing protein — translation MLRDFANREELVTYIREQFPQAAQTGDYISGTSGGRKAAVEQLEKVNAVLYAKTRNYLTGAVTRLSPYIRHGVLSLREVREYILNTVENSEDGSKLINELGWRDYWQRLYMKLGKGIWENQEEYKTGYHTGDYSHTLPEDIQEGKTGLVCIDSFSQELRVTGYLHNHIRMWLASYIIHWRKIQWQAGAKWFLQHLLDGDPASNNMSWQWVASTFSHKPYFFNRENLERYTKGVYCSRCPLYGKCVFEGSYEDLQSTLFPHSPPT, via the coding sequence ATGTTACGGGACTTCGCTAATCGAGAAGAGTTAGTAACTTATATACGGGAACAATTCCCTCAAGCTGCACAAACAGGCGATTATATCAGTGGAACTTCTGGGGGTAGAAAAGCAGCAGTGGAACAACTAGAAAAGGTAAATGCCGTATTGTACGCAAAAACACGCAATTACTTGACTGGAGCAGTAACTAGGTTATCACCCTATATTCGTCATGGTGTTTTGAGTTTGCGAGAAGTGAGGGAGTATATTCTTAACACAGTGGAAAATTCAGAAGATGGAAGCAAGTTAATTAATGAACTGGGATGGCGGGACTACTGGCAAAGATTATACATGAAGTTAGGCAAGGGTATTTGGGAAAATCAAGAAGAATACAAAACTGGTTATCACACAGGAGACTACTCCCATACCCTCCCGGAAGATATTCAGGAAGGTAAAACTGGACTGGTCTGTATTGATAGTTTTAGTCAGGAATTACGAGTGACAGGTTATCTCCACAATCATATCAGAATGTGGTTGGCAAGTTATATTATTCACTGGAGAAAAATTCAATGGCAAGCGGGAGCTAAATGGTTTTTGCAGCATTTGTTAGATGGAGACCCAGCAAGTAATAATATGTCTTGGCAATGGGTGGCTAGTACTTTCAGTCACAAGCCCTATTTCTTTAATCGAGAAAATCTAGAACGCTATACAAAAGGAGTATATTGTTCTCGATGTCCATTATATGGTAAGTGCGTATTTGAAGGCAGTTATGAGGATTTGCAATCAACCCTTTTTCCCCATTCCCCCCCAACTTAA
- a CDS encoding peroxiredoxin — protein MSDIPQIGKPAPDFAKLDQDENLVSLYQINQWVVLYFYPKDDTPGCTTEAKEFTELASEFIDLDGKVIGVSPDSSKSHCKFITKHNLAITLLTDPEHQLIETYGAWRMKKFMGKEYMGVARSTFLIAPDKIIAYSWPNAKSKGHAQTVLKKLQELKN, from the coding sequence ATGAGTGATATTCCTCAAATTGGAAAACCCGCACCTGATTTTGCTAAGCTAGACCAAGATGAGAACCTAGTTAGCTTATACCAGATCAATCAGTGGGTGGTTCTATATTTTTACCCGAAAGATGACACCCCGGGATGTACCACGGAAGCCAAGGAGTTTACCGAATTGGCATCAGAATTTATTGATTTGGATGGGAAAGTTATAGGAGTCAGTCCAGACTCCAGTAAGTCCCATTGTAAATTCATCACCAAGCATAACCTGGCAATTACCCTGTTAACAGATCCTGAACATCAGTTAATAGAAACCTACGGTGCGTGGAGAATGAAGAAATTCATGGGAAAAGAATATATGGGGGTTGCTCGTTCCACCTTCTTAATCGCACCCGATAAAATCATTGCCTATTCCTGGCCAAATGCTAAGAGCAAGGGTCATGCCCAAACAGTATTAAAAAAATTGCAAGAACTCAAAAACTAA
- a CDS encoding cysteine desulfurase family protein, translating to MSIRPIYLDSHATTPLDERVLNAMIPYFTEKFGNPASNSHVYGWEGQAAVKRTREVLSTAINCTPEEIVFTSGATEANNLAIKGVAEAYFSKGQHIVTVATEHKAVLDTCEYLKTIGFELTILPVEKDGLIDLEKLEKSLRADTILVSVMAANNEIGVLQPLSEIGRICHQQGVIFHTDAAQAIGKISLDVEALNIDLMSLTAHKVYGPKGIGALYVRRKNPRVKLAPQQHGGGHERGMRSGTLYTPQIVGFGKAIEIALEEQETENFRLETLRETLWKQISKVGGIHLNGHPGKRLAGNLNVSVEGIDGAALSLGLQPVVAVSSGSACSSHNVAPSYVLTALGHPEELAHASVRFGIGRFNTVEQIDEVAAHFVKTVEGLRVASVVTC from the coding sequence ATGTCCATTCGTCCCATTTACCTGGATTCCCATGCTACTACTCCCCTAGATGAAAGAGTATTAAATGCTATGATTCCGTACTTTACAGAAAAGTTTGGTAATCCTGCTAGTAATAGTCACGTTTACGGTTGGGAAGGTCAAGCAGCAGTAAAAAGGACCAGAGAAGTTTTGTCTACCGCAATTAACTGCACTCCTGAAGAAATAGTCTTCACCAGTGGTGCAACGGAAGCCAATAATTTAGCGATTAAGGGTGTAGCAGAAGCATACTTTTCTAAAGGTCAACATATAGTTACCGTTGCTACAGAGCATAAAGCAGTATTAGACACTTGTGAATATTTAAAAACCATAGGTTTTGAACTAACTATTCTTCCCGTCGAAAAAGATGGACTAATTGATTTAGAAAAATTAGAAAAGTCTTTACGTGCCGATACTATATTAGTGTCTGTTATGGCTGCCAATAATGAAATTGGGGTTTTACAACCATTAAGTGAGATTGGGAGGATTTGTCACCAACAGGGAGTGATATTTCATACTGATGCTGCACAGGCCATTGGCAAGATTTCCTTAGATGTGGAAGCATTGAATATTGATTTAATGTCTTTAACCGCTCATAAGGTTTATGGTCCCAAGGGAATTGGAGCTTTATATGTCCGCAGAAAGAATCCTAGGGTAAAACTAGCACCCCAACAGCACGGTGGAGGTCATGAAAGGGGGATGCGTTCAGGAACCCTCTATACACCCCAAATAGTGGGTTTTGGCAAGGCCATAGAAATTGCCTTGGAAGAACAGGAAACAGAGAATTTTCGCCTCGAAACCCTCAGAGAAACACTGTGGAAACAGATATCTAAAGTGGGGGGAATTCACCTAAATGGACACCCTGGCAAAAGATTGGCAGGAAATTTGAATGTTAGTGTGGAAGGTATTGACGGAGCAGCACTATCATTAGGATTGCAACCAGTAGTAGCTGTTTCTTCCGGTTCTGCTTGTTCCTCCCATAATGTTGCGCCTTCTTATGTTCTTACCGCTTTAGGACACCCGGAAGAATTAGCCCATGCTTCAGTGCGGTTTGGCATTGGTAGATTTAATACGGTAGAACAGATAGATGAAGTAGCAGCTCATTTTGTGAAAACTGTGGAAGGTTTAAGAGTTGCCTCTGTAGTAACTTGTTGA
- the psbC gene encoding photosystem II reaction center protein CP43 — protein MVTLSNRSVVGAGRDQESSGFAWWSGNARLINLSGKLLGAHVAHAGLIVFWAGAMTLFEVAHFVPEKPMYEQGLILLPHLATLGWGVTTGGEVIDTFPYFVAGVLHLISSAVLGFGGIYHAVRGPETLEEYSSFFGYDWKDKNKMTNIIGFHLIILGCGALLLVLKAMFFGGVYDTWAPGGGDVRIITNPTLNPAVIFGYLIKAPFGGEGWIISVDNMEDIIGGHIWIAFICISGGIWHIFTKPFAWARRAFIWSGEAYLSYSLGALSMMGFIASVMVWYNNTAYPSEFFGPTGPEASQAQALTFLIRDQRLGANVGSAQGPTGLGKYLMRSPTGEIIFGGETMRFWDFRGPWLEPLRGPNGLDLEKIKNDIQPWQARRAAEYMTHAPLGSLNSVGGVATEINSFNYVSPRAWLATSHFVLGFFFLIGHLWHAGRARAAAGGFEKGLDRENEPAYYMNDLD, from the coding sequence GTGGTAACGCTCTCTAATAGATCCGTTGTAGGTGCTGGCCGTGACCAAGAAAGCAGCGGTTTTGCTTGGTGGTCAGGTAATGCACGTTTAATCAACCTTTCCGGTAAACTACTTGGTGCCCATGTGGCCCATGCTGGTTTGATTGTATTCTGGGCCGGAGCAATGACCTTATTTGAGGTTGCTCACTTTGTCCCAGAAAAGCCCATGTATGAACAAGGGCTAATTCTGTTACCTCACCTAGCTACCCTGGGTTGGGGTGTGACCACCGGTGGTGAAGTTATAGATACCTTCCCCTACTTTGTAGCTGGGGTATTGCACCTAATTTCTTCTGCTGTTTTGGGTTTTGGCGGTATTTACCACGCCGTACGCGGTCCTGAAACCTTAGAGGAGTATTCCTCCTTCTTTGGTTATGACTGGAAAGACAAGAACAAAATGACCAACATCATTGGTTTCCACCTGATCATCCTCGGATGTGGAGCGTTGTTGTTGGTACTGAAAGCCATGTTCTTTGGTGGAGTCTATGATACTTGGGCTCCCGGTGGTGGAGATGTACGCATAATTACTAACCCTACCCTTAATCCAGCGGTGATCTTTGGTTATTTAATCAAAGCTCCCTTTGGTGGTGAAGGTTGGATTATCAGCGTAGATAACATGGAAGATATCATCGGTGGTCATATCTGGATTGCCTTCATTTGTATTTCTGGTGGTATTTGGCACATTTTCACCAAACCTTTTGCCTGGGCACGTCGTGCTTTTATTTGGTCTGGTGAAGCTTACCTGTCTTACAGTTTGGGTGCTTTATCCATGATGGGCTTTATTGCTTCTGTTATGGTTTGGTACAACAACACTGCGTACCCCAGCGAATTCTTCGGTCCTACAGGTCCTGAAGCTTCTCAAGCACAAGCTTTAACCTTTCTAATTCGTGACCAACGGTTAGGTGCTAACGTAGGTTCTGCTCAAGGTCCTACAGGTTTAGGTAAGTACCTGATGCGTTCTCCCACTGGTGAAATCATCTTTGGTGGTGAAACCATGCGTTTCTGGGATTTCCGTGGTCCTTGGTTAGAACCCCTTCGTGGTCCCAATGGTCTTGACCTGGAGAAGATCAAGAATGATATTCAGCCTTGGCAAGCTCGTCGTGCTGCTGAATACATGACTCATGCTCCCCTGGGTTCTTTGAACTCTGTAGGTGGTGTAGCTACTGAAATCAACTCTTTTAACTATGTATCTCCTCGTGCATGGTTGGCTACTTCTCACTTTGTATTAGGTTTCTTCTTCCTCATTGGTCACCTGTGGCACGCGGGACGCGCTCGTGCAGCTGCTGGTGGTTTTGAAAAAGGACTTGACCGTGAAAACGAACCAGCATACTACATGAATGATCTTGACTAG